A region from the Lolium perenne isolate Kyuss_39 chromosome 4, Kyuss_2.0, whole genome shotgun sequence genome encodes:
- the LOC127294791 gene encoding alpha-L-arabinofuranosidase 1 — MKRMGTKEVFRPTISCLLLLFCVGCKCIASELEATQTATLKVDASSQLARKIPDTLFGMFFEEINHAGAGGIWAELVSNRGFEAGGLHTPSNIDPWSIIGDDSSVFVATDRTSCFSRNIIALRMEVLCDDCPAGGVGIYNPGFWGMNIEDGKTYNLVMYVKSAEAAELTVSLASSDGLQKLASATVPVAGTSSWTKVEQKFIAKGTNRTSRLQITSNKKGVVWLDQVSLMPSDTFKGHGFRKELISMLLDLKPRFLRFPGGCFVEGDWLRNAFRWRESIGPWEERPGHFGDVWHYWTDDGLGYYEFLQLSEDLGAAPIWVFNNGISHNDEVSTAAIAPFVKDVLDSLEFARGTANSTWGSVRAAMGHPEPFPVKYVAIGNEDCGKKYYLGNYLKFYNAIREAYPDIQMISNCDGSSKPLDHPADLYDFHVYTDSKTLFNMKGTFDRTSRTGPKAFVSEYAVWRSDAGRGSLLASLAEAAFLTGLEKNSDIVQMASYAPLFVNDNDQTWNPDAIVFNSWQQYGTPSYWMQKLFRESSGAMLHPATISSNYSGSLAASAITWQEDSGNSFLRVKIVNFGSDKVSLTISATGLQASINALGSNATVLTSSNVMDENSFSNPTKVVPVTTQLGNAAEQMQVTLAAHSFSSFDLALSQSKLVAEM, encoded by the exons ATGAAGCGTATGGGGACCAAAGAAGTGTTCCGTCCTACCATCTCGTGCCTGCTGCTCCTGTTCTGCGTGGGCTGCAAATGCATTGCATCAGAATTAGAGGCGACGCAGACGGCCACCCTCAAGGTCGATGCCTCGTCACAGCTTGCGCGAAAGATCCCAGACACACTGTTTGGGATGTTCTTTGAG GAGATTAATCATGCAGGAGCTGGTGGCATATGGGCAGAACTTGTTAGTAATAGAG GTTTTGAAGCTGGAGGGCTCCATACGCCATCAAATATTGACCCATGGTCTATAATCGGAGATGACTCTTCCGTATTTGTAGCGACTGATCGTACATCATGTTTCAGTCGAAACATTATTGCGCTTCGGATGGAGGTTCTCTGCGATGACTGCCCAGCTGGCGGCGTTGGCATTTACAACCCTGGGTTCTGGGGCATG AACATAGAAGATGGAAAGACGTACAATCTCGTTATGTACGTTAAATCGGCTGAAGCTGCAGAATTGACAGTTTCACTAGCAAGCTCTGATGGGTTGCAGAAGCTAGCTTCAGCTACCGTACC AGTTGCTGGCACTTCCAGCTGGACAAAAGTGGAGCAGAAATTTATTGCTAAAGGAACAAACAGAACCTCAAGACTTCAGATAACATCTAACAAGaagggggttgtatggcttgatcaAGTATCGCTCATGCCTTCAGACACGTTTAAG GGACATGGTTTTCGCAAAGAATTGATATCAATGCTTTTGGATCTAAAACCACGATTCTTGAGATTCCCTG GTGGTTGCTTTGTTGAAGGCGACTGGTTAAGAAATGCATTCAGGTGGAGAGAATCTATTGGTCCATGGGAAGAGAGGCCTGGACACTTTGGAGATGTTTGGCATTACTGGACTGACGATGGCCTTGGATATTATGAGTTTCTTCAG CTTTCTGAAGACCTGGGTGCTGCTCCAATCTGGGTATTCAACAATG GAATCAGCCACAATGATGAAGTTAGTACCGCTGCTATTGCGCCTTTTGTAAAG GACGTATTGGACAGTCTAGAATTCGCAAGGGGGACTGCAAACTCAACATGGGGCTCTGTTAGAGCTGCAATGGGGCATCCAGAACCATTCCCAGTCAAGTATGTTGCAATTGGAAATGAAGATTGTGGGAAGAAATACTACCTCG GTAATTATCTCAAGTTCTACAATGCTATAAGAGAAGCCTATCCAGACATTCAGATGATCTCAAACTGTGACGGTTCATCCAAACCACTTGACCATCCTGCTGATCTGTATGATTTCCAT GTCTACACCGATTCGAAGACTTTGTTTAACATGAAGGGTACATTTGATCGAACTTCTCGTACTGGGCCCAAG GCTTTTGTCAGTGAGTATGCTGTTTGGAGAAGTGATGCTGGTAGAGGAAGCCTTCTTGCTTCACTGGCAGAGGCTGCTTTCCTCACTGGACTAGAGAAGAACAG TGATATTGTTCAGATGGCAAGTTATGCGCCACTCTTTGTAAACGACAATGATCAAAC GTGGAACCCAGACGCTATTGTCTTCAACTCCTGGCAGCAATACGGAACTCCTAGTTACTGGATGCAGAAGCTTTTCCGCGAATCTAGTGGTGCCATGCTTCATCCAGCCACAATCAGTTCCAACTACTCTGGTTCTCTGGCAGCATCTGCTATCACCTGGCAGGAAGATTCTGGGAATAGCTTCTTGAGAGTAAAG ATTGTGAACTTTGGATCAGACAAGGTGAGCCTCACAATCTCTGCGACTGGGCTTCAGGCTAGCATCAACGCGCTGGGGTCAAACGCTACTGTTCTGACGTCCAGTAATGTGATGGATGAAAATTCTTTCAGTAACCCAACCAAG GTTGTGCCTGTGACAACCCAGCTGGGAAACGCTGCAGAGCAGATGCAGGTCACACTTGCTGCCCACTCCTTCTCCTCTTTCGACCTTGCGCTGTCTCAGTCGAAGCTTGTCGCGGAGATGTGA
- the LOC127347461 gene encoding uncharacterized protein, producing the protein MAPRMSTADVLHALRSGARFVPSHEEAISIYLRGHLLREPLPDTAAVISEVQVYDFEPKDLAKRYTRLPRTHNRFFFTTVKRQKAGNGFRMSRAAGPGSWVGTEKKDIKNRAGVIIGSHETLKYVYKNKSRKTDWRMDEYHCSGLDDSAVVDAEGRERVFCRLYVPLNSKNPVTLQESLAGDDLPLQPDDTAAAADQHQQEAAAAMAVQHQQQQLRRQGPANAMAVQQQLLLHRQGPANGMAVQQQQLRRQEFATAMALQQQQQPRRQEQAAPALSKIMQPQSIKKRPLPGALDLSSRPRQPGVTNTQHVVEPQPPKRMRGMRPTPAPLEVPVPPVRPQCPAPAMPQRQASPRISPRSQPVAPSPRPAAKAPANVMDDDDDEFGRSLEDYLLKSPTEEDNGMIQEETGNNDKLATLAEPEMASDGSHPIIQEEASNDDDDDLTSWADRLDADLEKVSALSAVKEHGGKMQEEGQMEAELEEVPAVKEHGGKIQEGASSLEGFVADERGDDVIAQDAWDTLGNDFDGAGDIDYSLPLSAYDIQF; encoded by the coding sequence ATGGCGCCGCGGATGAGCACGGCCGATGTCCTGCACGCGCTCCGCTCCGGCGCCCGGTTTGTTCCGTCGCACGAGGAGGCGATCAGCATCTACCTCCGGGGCCATCTCCTCCGCGAGCCGCTCCCGGACACGGCCGCGGTCATCTCCGAGGTGCAAGTGTACGATTTCGAGCCCAAGGATCTGGCGAAGAGGTACACCCGGCTTCCCAGGACCCACAACCGCTTCTTCTTCACCACCGTCAAGCGGCAGAAGGCCGGGAATGGGTTCAGGATGTCGCGCGCCGCCGGCCCCGGCAGCTGGGTCGGCACCGAGAAGAAGGACATCAAGAACCGCGCCGGCGTGATCATCGGCTCCCACGAGACGCTCAAGTACGTGTACAAGAACAAGAGCCGCAAGACGGATTGGCGGATGGATGAGTACCACTGCTCCGGCCTGGACGACTCTGCCGTCGTCGACGCCGAAGGGAGGGAGCGCGTCTTCTGCAGGCTCTACGTCCCTCTCAATTCCAAGAACCCCGTCACGCTCCAGGAATCTTTAGCAGGGGATGATCTTCCTCTTCAACCTGACGACACCGCCGCGGCCGCCGACCAGCACCAACAAGAAGCCGCCGCTGCCATGGCCGTTcagcaccagcagcagcagctgCGTCGACAAGGACCCGCCAATGCCATGGCCGTTCAGCAGCAGCTGCTGCTGCATCGACAAGGACCAGCCAATGGCATGGccgtgcagcagcagcagctacgTCGACAAGAATTCGCCACTGCTATGGcccttcagcagcagcagcagccgcgtCGACAAGAACAAGCGGCGCCTGCGCTTTCAAAGATCATGCAGCCGCAGTCGATCAAGAAGCGACCGCTCCCGGGTGCCCTTGATCTTTCCTCGCGACCACGGCAGCCTGGCGTCACCAACACGCAGCACGTTGTCGAGCCACAGCCGCCCAAGCGGATGCGCGGCATGCGCCCAACACCGGCACCTCTGGAGGTGCCAGTGCCACCGGTACGTCCACAGTGTCCTGCTCCGGCGATGCCTCAGCGACAGGCTAGTCCTCGCATATCACCTCGTTCGCAGCCGGTCGCACCTTCTCCCCGGCCTGCGGCTAAAGCGCCGGCCAACGTcatggacgacgacgacgacgagttcggGAGATCGTTGGAGGATTATCTTCTGAAAAGCCCGACAGAGGAGGACAACGGCATGATCCAAGAAGAAACCGGCAACAACGACAAGCTCGCAACATTGGCCGAGCCTGAAATGGCGTCGGACGGTAGCCACCCCATCATCCAAGAAGAagccagcaacgacgacgacgacgacttgacGAGTTGGGCGGACAGGTTGGATGCAGACCTAGAGAAGGTGTCAGCACTCTCAGCAGTGAAGGAACACGGAGGCAAGATGCAAGAAGAAGGCCAGATGGAGGCCGAGCTCGAAGAGGTGCCAGCGGTGAAGGAACACGGAGGCAAGATCCAAGAAGGTGCGAGCTCGCTGGAAGGCTTTGTGGCTGATGAGAGAGGAGACGACGTGATAGCACAGGATGCGTGGGATACGCTCGGCAACGACTTCGACGGAGCTGGAGACATCGATTACTCCCTGCCTCTTTCAGCCTACGATATCCAATTCTAG
- the LOC127294790 gene encoding WEB family protein At5g55860 translates to MGTKSPSADPEKTEIGEIDTRAPFESVKAAVSLFGEVRFSSDKSATRKAQAPQAERVLAKETELHLAQKELDKYKEQLSNAETTRAQALSELERAKKTVEDLTNKLDAVNKSKELNIKATEDANIRTKELEGGSSGEAVGKDGPLKQELDNAREQYTVALADLDAAKQELRKLRKDFETSLDAKLFAAQQEAESMQSSEANKEKASQLRTEIAQVQESLMHAKAATEQAREEEAHVLAEKDVARKTCKEALEESRRKLSALRNGFDPVACKSLQEKLDETYSEIASLQKQIEDARARDLEAVSAVSTELDDAKETLQKVAQEETSLSSLVESLRLELQAVKEEHNQLKHKDAEIESIVGDLHVKLQKCKSDLETAVATEADATLASDDLMLALEQLSSESKNALQEAEVMQTRAAELRDEAEAARTALVEAEQKLQSSLKEAEVAKAAESKALDQIRQLTDRATAARASISEPGANITISKEEFESLSRKVEQSEKLAEMKVAAAMAQVEAVRASENEAIKKLEAARKEMEDMELATEEALKKAETAEAANKAVESELKRWREKEEQNKNAEAYVPPVGATSLADAPSNSVHRASAPRANEKSNGHQKNSKALLKKSFMLPSITGMFHHKKKNNADGSSPS, encoded by the exons ATGGGGACAAAATCACCTTCCGCTGATCCGGAAAAGACGGAGATTGGAGAAATTGACACGAGGGCTCCATTCGAATCCGTTAAAGCCGCAGTGAGCTTGTTTGGCGAGGTCCGCTTTTCATCTGACAAATCTGCAACCAGAAAGGCACAGGCTCCTCAAGCAGAG AGGGTGTTGGCAAAGGAGACAGAGCTGCACTTAGCCCAGAAAGAACTGGATAAATACAAGGAACAGCTGAGTAACGCTGAGACTACCAGAGCTCAAGCCCTCTCTGAACTGGAGAGAGCTAAAAAAACCGTTGAGGATCTAACAAATAAGCTTGATGCAGTTAACAAGTCAAAAGAACTGAATATTAAAGCAACAGAAGATGCAAATATCCGAACAAAGGAGCTTGAAGGTGGAAGCTCTGGTGAAGCAGTTGGAAAGGATGGTCCTTTGAAACAAGAGCTAGACAATGCGAGGGAACAGTATACTGTTGCTCTGGCAGATCTTGATGCAGCAAAGCAAGAGCTTAGAAAACTGaggaaggattttgaaacctcgcTGGATGCCAAGTTATTTGCTGCTCAGCAGGAAGCAGAGTCCATGCAGTCTTCTGAAGCAAACAAGGAAAAGGCATCGCAGCTCCGTACTGAGATTGCACAAGTTCAGGAGTCACTTATGCATGCTAAGGCAGCCACGGAGCAAGCACGTGAAGAGGAGGCACACGTTCTTGCTGAGAAGGATGTTGCCAGGAAAACCTGTAAAGAAGCTCTGGAAGAAAGTCGGAGGAAATTGTCAGCTTTGAGAAATGGTTTTGATCCTGTAGCTTGCAAGAGCCTCCAAGAGAAACTAGATGAGACTTATTCTGAGATTGCATCTTTGCAGAAGCAGATTGAAGATGCCAGAGCTCGGGATTTGGAGGCCGTTTCTGCTGTCAGCACAGAGCTTGATGATGCTAAAGAAACGTTGCAGAAAGTTGCACAAGAGGAAACTTCTCTTAGCAGTTTGGTTGAATCTCTGAGGCTGGAGTTACAGGCTGTAAAGGAGGAACACAATCAGCTGAAACATAAAGATGCAGAAATTGAATCTATTGTGGGAGACCTACATGTTAAGCTCCAGAAGTGTAAATCTGATCTTGAGACAGCGGTTGCCACAGAAGCGGATGCAACATTAGCTTCGGATGACCTGATGTTGGCCCTAGAGCAGTTGTCTTCCGAGTCAAAAAATGCTCTTCAGGAAGCTGAGGTGATGCAGACACGCGCAGCTGAGTTGAGAGATGAAGCTGAAGCAGCACGCACTGCATTAGTGGAAGCCGAGCAGAAGTTACAGTCCTCCTTGAAGGAAGCAGAAGTAGCAAAAGCGGCTGAATCAAAGGCTCTTGATCAGATCAGGCAACTAACGGACAGGGCAACTGCTGCACGTGCTTCAATTTCAGAACCAGGTGCAAATATCACCATCTCGAAGGAGGAGTTTGAATCTTTAAGCCGAAAGGTGGAACAGTCGGAGAAGCTGGCCGAGATGAAGGTTGCTGCTGCTATGGCCCAGGTGGAAGCTGTTAGAGCAAGCGAGAATGaggcaatcaagaaactggaagcTGCTCGGAAGGAGATGGAAGACATGGAACTGGCGACAGAGGAGGCGCTAAAGAAGGCAGAGACGGCGGAAGCAGCAAACAAGGCGGTGGAAAGTGAGCTCAAGAGGTGGCGAGAGAAGGAAGAACAAAACAAAAACGCCGAGGCCTACGTGCCTCCGGTGGGAGCCACATCGCTAGCAGATGCTCCGTCTAACTCTGTGCACAGGGCTTCCGCCCCAAGAGCCAACGAAAAGAGCAATGGGCATCAGAAGAACAGCAAAGCTCTGTTGAAGAAGAGCTTCATGCTGCCTAGCATCACAGGAATGTTCCATCATAAGAAGAAGAACAATGCTGATGGCAGTTCACCCTCATAA